In Alligator mississippiensis isolate rAllMis1 chromosome 10, rAllMis1, whole genome shotgun sequence, one DNA window encodes the following:
- the LRP3 gene encoding low-density lipoprotein receptor-related protein 3 — translation MEKAAGAELRQGALVPLTAICLLNLFLTGKIESAVTSLAACSGKLEQHTERRGVIYSPSWPLNYPPAVNCSWYIQGDRGDIITISFRNFDLEDSQRCSVDWLMIGPSSKREEYKVCGSSMPPSFISARDHVWIFFHSDVSSSGQAQGFRLSYIRGKIAQAICQSDEFRCANGKCIPNTWKCNSMDECGDSSDERNCTMPPTEPQSSICPSGTFQCSVAHSTKCLINELRCNSVKDCSDGSDEDNCPDLSCGKRLGNFYGSFASPDLFRADHSRADLRCTWYVDTQDNRHVLLQFDLQLGYNDYVKVYDGIGERGDKLMQTFSYHNNRHSVSVESSKGQLTISYHARWKSTGHGFNATYQVKGYCLPWEHPCGSDEECYTDKQHCDGWWHCPNGKDEENCPACQKNEYPCEGNSGLCYSILDRCNNQKNCPDGSDEKNCFTCQPGNFHCGTNLCIFETWRCDGQEDCQDGSDEHNCLVIVPRKVITAALIGSLVCGLLLVIALGCAFKLYSLRTREYRAFETQMTRLEAEFVRREAPPSYGQLIAQGLIPPVEDFPVYNASQASVLQNIRTAMRRQMRRHSSRRNSSRRRLGRLWNRLFHRPRVRGQIPLLTPARTSQTILGDGIINHTDGNIQSLPPSPDGPNSESESQARGQQDIGSSNLQPVAEASEPSPSAVLSNTCTAAHAEPETGHADKSSGAEPSSSELKQTNKVDSGKTFRDPLSESVTETLHGGATARRTVAENSSLNRSHPLSEEPCRLPLKKWESAYLDSSMNVRIQVDGQHRCCPHPYREEPLGIHAACCHSVEVPTLESSTPLSEINTSDDESLLVC, via the exons CTGCTTGCAGTGGAAAATTGGAACAGCACACAGAGAGACGCGGAGTCATCTATAGTCCTTCCTGGCCACTAAACTATCCTCCAGCTGTAAACTGCAGCTGGTATATCCAAGGAGATCGTGGAGACATAATAACAATTAG TTTTAGGAACTTTGATTTAGAGGACTCTCAGAGATGCTCTGTAGACTGGCTGATGATTGGTCCATCTTCCAAGAGGGAGGAGTACAAAGTGTGTGGGTCCTCCATGCCACCCTCATTCATCTCTGCAAGAGATCATGTCTGGATATTTTTCCACTCAGATGTATCGAGTTCAGGACAGGCTCAGGGATTTCGCCTTTCTTACATCAGAG GAAAAATAGCCCAGGCTATTTGCCAGTCAGATGAATTCCGTTGTGCAAATGGCAAATGCATTCCTAATACTTGGAAGTGTAATTCCATGGATGAATGTGGGGATAGCTCGGATGAGAGAAACTGCACCATGCCCCCAACGGAGCCTCAGTCCAGCATCTGTCCCTCAGGAACGTTCCAGTGTAGTGTAGCCCACTCCACCAAGTGCTTGATAAATGAGTTAAGATGTAATTCAGTTAAAGATTGCAGTGATGGTTCAGATGAGGACAATTGCCCTGATCTTTCCTGTGGCAAAAGACTAGGTAATTTTTATGGGTCCTTTGCTTCCCCAGACTTATTCCGTGCTGATCATAGCCGGGCAGACCTACGCTGTACTTGGTATGTGGATACACAAGATAACCGGCATGTGCTCTTGCAGTTTGATTTACAGTTAGGATACAATGACTATGTCAAGGTGTATGATGGAATTGGAGAGAGGGGTGACAAATTAATGCAAACATTTTCATATCACAACAACAGGCACTCAGTGAGTGTGGAGTCCTCAAAAGGTCAGCTCACCATTTCATATCACGCCAGATGGAAGAGTACTGGCCATGGATTCAATGCAACCTATCAGGTAAAAGGTTACTGCCTTCCCTGGGAACATCCATGTGGAAGTGATGAGGAGTGTTACACAGATAAGCAGCATTGTGATGGTTGGTGGCACTGCCCAAATGGCAAAGATGAAGAGAATTGTCCTGCTTGTCAGAAGAACGAATACCCATGTGAAGGAAACAGTGGACTGTGTTATTCAATACTTGACCGATGTAATAACCAAAAGAACTGCCCAGATGGCTCAGATGAAAAAAACTGCTTTACATGCCAGCCAGGAAACTTTCACTGCGGCACAAACCTATGTATCTTTGAGACATGGCGTTGTGATGGTCAAGAAGACTGCCAGGATGGAAGTGATGAACATAATTGTCTGGTGATAGTGCCCAGGAAAGTCATCACAGCTGCCCTGATTGGGAGCCTGGTGTGTGGCTTGCTGTTGGTGATTGCACTGGGTTGTGCATTTAAACTCTACTCGCTAAGGACTAGAGAATACAG AGCATTTGAAACCCAAATGACTCGGCTTGAAGCAGAATTTGTGCGGCGGGAAGCTCCGCCTTCCTATGGGCAGCTGATTGCACAAGGACTTATCCCTCCAGTTGAAGATTTCCCAGTTTACAATGCATCGCAA GCATCTGTGCTGCAGAACATCCGAACTGCTATGAGGAGACAGATGAGACGCCACTCTTCAAGACGGAATTCATCCCGAAGGCGCCTAGGCAGACTTTGGAACAGACTTTTCCATAGACCACGAGTGCGAGGACAGATCCCACTCCTCACACCGGCACGCACTTCCCAAACAATCCTGGGTGATGGCATTATCAATCACACAGATGGGAATATTCAAAGCCTCCCACCTTCCCCTGACGGACCTAACTCAGAGTCAGAGAGCCAGGCCAGGGGACAACAAGATATTGGAAGCAGCAATTTGCAGCCAGTGGCTGAAGCCTCAGAGCCATCACCCTCTGCTGTTTTATCTAACACTTGCACAGCTGCTCATGCAGAGCCAGAGACTGGACACGCTGACAAATCTTCAGGTGCTGAGCCTTCCAGCAGTGAGCTAAAACAAACCAATAAAGTGGATTCAGGAAAAACTTTCAGAGATCCTTTGTCTGAAAGTGTTACAGAAACGCTCCATGGAGGGGCCACAGCCAGAAGGACTGTGGCAGAGAACAGTAGTTTAAACAGGAGTCATCCACTAAGTGAAGAGCCATGTAgattgcctttaaaaaaatgggagTCTGCTTACTTAGACAGCTCTATGAATGTTCGTATTCAGGTGGATGGACAACACCGATGTTGCCCTCATCCATATCGGGAGGAACCTCTGGGTATTCATGCTGCTTGTTGCCATTCTGTGGAAGTGCCAACGCTAGAGTCCTCTACTCCACTCTCAGAAATCAATACCAGTGACGATGAATCTTTACTTGTTTGCTAA